Proteins encoded by one window of Gemmatimonadaceae bacterium:
- a CDS encoding enoyl-CoA hydratase/isomerase family protein, giving the protein MTAGTTRPREVTLGQHAPLSADGNVSRLVADGVADICFGHPKSNSLPATVLRDLAVSIADVSVRADVRVIVVRSYGTGAFCAGASFDELSSIGDAVQGKAFFMGFARVIGSMIKSAKPIVVRVHGKAVGGGVGIVAAADYAIATSNASVRLSELAVGIGPFVVGPAIERKIGTGAFGAMAIDADWRDAEWAERHGLYARVVNDSGQLDAEVARRVAALIEANPDAVMGIKRAVWAGTDDWPALLEQRAETSGTLVLSQFTRDAIARFGAK; this is encoded by the coding sequence ATGACGGCAGGCACGACCCGCCCCCGCGAGGTGACGCTCGGCCAGCACGCGCCGCTCTCCGCGGACGGGAATGTTTCGAGGCTCGTCGCCGACGGCGTCGCCGATATCTGCTTCGGGCACCCCAAGAGCAACTCGCTTCCGGCGACGGTGCTCCGCGACCTCGCCGTGTCCATCGCCGACGTGAGCGTGCGCGCCGACGTGCGCGTCATCGTCGTCCGGAGTTATGGCACGGGGGCGTTCTGCGCCGGCGCGTCGTTCGACGAGCTTTCGTCGATCGGCGACGCCGTGCAGGGGAAAGCGTTCTTCATGGGGTTCGCCCGCGTCATCGGCTCGATGATCAAGTCGGCGAAGCCGATCGTCGTGCGCGTGCACGGCAAGGCGGTCGGCGGCGGCGTCGGGATCGTCGCCGCGGCGGACTACGCGATCGCGACGTCGAACGCGTCGGTGCGATTGAGTGAGCTCGCCGTCGGCATCGGTCCGTTCGTGGTGGGGCCGGCCATCGAGCGGAAGATCGGCACCGGCGCCTTCGGCGCCATGGCCATCGACGCCGACTGGCGAGACGCGGAGTGGGCCGAGCGCCACGGCCTCTACGCGCGCGTCGTCAACGACAGCGGGCAGTTGGACGCCGAAGTCGCGCGCCGCGTGGCCGCTCTCATCGAGGCGAACCCGGACGCCGTGATGGGCATCAAGCGCGCGGTCTGGGCCGGCACCGACGATTGGCCCGCCCTTCTCGAGCAGCGGGCGGAGACGAGCGGCACGCTCGTGCTCTCTCAGTTTACCCGCGACGCGATCGCGAGATTCGGGGCGAAGTAG
- a CDS encoding homogentisate 1,2-dioxygenase — MPIYHTLGAIPRKRHTAFRKPDGGIYAEELMGHEGFTGTSSLLYHVHPPTTVKSVRRVKETAFEADPDQTLRHRHFLTARAKKGGSPTLDRIPLMFNPDIAMLYVEPDKQDEHFYRNAQSDELVYVAKGKGVLESVFGRLPFGEGDYLIIHRGILHRYVFESSGDKPKLLVFESRGHVRWPKRYRNEFGQLKEGAPYSERDIRRPLELETHDEMGDFRLLVKQYDGINELILDHHPFDVVGWDGYFYPWAFNIADFEPIVGRVHQPPPVHQTFEGDGFVVCSFCPRPYDFDPNAVPAPYNHSNVDSDEVLYYASSEFMSRKGIEFGSITLHPDGIPHGPHPGRAEASIGAKSTNELAVMMDSFRPLRVAKSAMAFEDPNYHKSWIEAQHSGIAFNPPTS, encoded by the coding sequence ATGCCCATCTACCACACCCTCGGCGCCATCCCCCGTAAACGCCACACCGCGTTCCGAAAGCCGGATGGGGGCATCTATGCCGAGGAGCTGATGGGGCACGAGGGGTTCACGGGGACGTCGTCGCTGCTGTACCACGTACATCCGCCGACGACGGTAAAGTCCGTGCGCCGCGTGAAAGAGACGGCGTTCGAGGCTGACCCCGACCAAACGCTCCGGCATCGGCATTTTCTGACGGCGCGCGCGAAGAAGGGGGGGAGCCCGACCCTCGACCGCATTCCGCTGATGTTCAACCCGGACATCGCGATGCTGTACGTCGAGCCGGACAAACAGGACGAGCACTTCTATCGAAACGCGCAGTCCGACGAGCTGGTGTACGTCGCCAAGGGGAAGGGCGTTCTCGAGTCGGTGTTCGGCCGGCTGCCGTTCGGCGAGGGCGACTACTTGATCATCCATCGCGGCATCCTGCATCGATACGTCTTCGAGTCATCCGGCGACAAGCCCAAGCTACTCGTCTTCGAGAGCCGCGGGCACGTGCGGTGGCCGAAGCGGTATCGCAACGAGTTCGGCCAACTGAAGGAGGGCGCGCCGTATTCGGAGCGCGACATCCGCCGCCCGCTCGAGCTCGAGACGCACGACGAGATGGGCGACTTCCGTCTGCTCGTGAAACAATACGACGGCATCAACGAGCTCATTCTCGACCACCATCCGTTCGACGTCGTCGGGTGGGATGGCTACTTCTATCCGTGGGCGTTCAACATCGCCGACTTCGAGCCGATCGTCGGCCGCGTGCACCAACCGCCGCCTGTGCACCAGACGTTCGAGGGCGACGGATTCGTCGTCTGCTCCTTCTGCCCTCGCCCCTACGACTTCGACCCGAACGCCGTCCCGGCGCCGTACAACCACAGCAACGTGGATTCGGACGAAGTGCTGTACTACGCGTCGAGCGAATTCATGAGCCGGAAGGGGATCGAGTTCGGGAGCATCACGCTGCACCCCGACGGCATTCCGCACGGTCCGCATCCGGGACGCGCCGAAGCGTCGATCGGCGCCAAGTCGACGAACGAGCTGGCGGTGATGATGGACAGCTTCCGCCCGCTGCGTGTCGCGAAGAGTGCGATGGCGTTCGAGGACCCGAACTACCACAAGAGCTGGATCGAGGCACAGCACTCGGGGATCGCATTCAATCCGCCGACCAGCTGA